Part of the Flavobacterium sp. KS-LB2 genome is shown below.
GATAATATTTTTACTATTTTATCAGAGAAATCTTTCCCTTTTTTTATCGGCTTTCTTAATCTTTTACTCATACATCTGTTCTTAAAAGTCTAAAATTACAAAATACTAAATTGTTATCCGTAAAGAGTGCACAGTTTTAAAGAAAATATAACTTTAAAGAATAATTGTATCTTTATAAAAACAAACAAAATGGAAGACTTTCAAACCATTGCAATTTTTAATTACTCACATGAAATTGTTGTACTGAAACATTTATTGGAACAAGAAAAAATTAATTATTTTTTTGAAAATGAAGCCTTAGTTTCAGTGGATCCATTTGGGAGTTTTGCTTACGGTGGCATCAAGCTCAAAATTCACATTAATGATTTTGAAAAAGTACAAGAATTTTTGGATGACCTAAATAACAATTTAAAAATCGTTTGAAAGAAATTAGATTGCTAAATTTCTATTTTTTGAATTTAATTTTTTTCAAAGTTGTCAACATATATTTAAATAAACAAAAAGAAAAATTAAATTTTAAATCTTTCTTGTTTGTTATTATAGTGTGTTAATAATAGCAATAAATTTATTTTAAAATGTATTGAAATCAAGTTAAAAGATGTTATACGGAGTTATCAACATAGTTATTTTGTATTAAAGTCTTCGTTTTAAAGTCTTTTCTAATTTTAATTAACAACGGTTAATAATTTAAAAAGAATTCATTTTGTAAATAAGTACTTTTTTTAAATTTGTTAATAAACCACTTTATACTATTGATAACTATTCTAAAAATTCCACAAACTAAATTTGGATTTC
Proteins encoded:
- a CDS encoding DUF2007 domain-containing protein, with translation MEDFQTIAIFNYSHEIVVLKHLLEQEKINYFFENEALVSVDPFGSFAYGGIKLKIHINDFEKVQEFLDDLNNNLKIV